A portion of the Calothrix sp. 336/3 genome contains these proteins:
- the moaA gene encoding GTP 3',8-cyclase MoaA → MNQVDYLRISLIDRCNFRCQYCMPEGTEMDYILKQQLLTDDELLTLIQEVFIPVGFTRFRLTGGEPLLRPRVVELVGAIASFPETKDVSMTTNGFLLAPLAQSLYDAGLRRLNISLDSLEPEIFDQIIGNRGRSRWHDVWAGIQAAYSVGFNPLKLNVVVIPGVNDHEILDLAALTIDKEWHVRFIEFMPIGNSDLFGDRGWVSSEDLRQKIRSTWGLTTGMVLGNGPADIFQIPGAKGTLGFISQMSECFCDRCNRMRLSADGWLRPCLLNESGQIDLKTALRTGVSTAELREQLTELLIIKPEINFKQRVSGTATGTYTRTMSQIGG, encoded by the coding sequence ATGAATCAGGTAGATTATCTTCGCATCAGTTTAATCGACCGTTGTAATTTTCGTTGCCAGTACTGTATGCCAGAGGGTACGGAAATGGATTATATTCTCAAGCAGCAGTTATTGACGGATGATGAGTTGCTGACTTTAATTCAGGAAGTATTTATTCCCGTCGGGTTTACTCGCTTCCGGTTAACTGGGGGAGAACCGTTGTTACGTCCACGGGTGGTGGAATTAGTGGGGGCGATCGCCTCCTTCCCGGAAACTAAAGATGTATCGATGACAACTAACGGTTTCTTGCTTGCACCCCTAGCTCAAAGTCTCTATGATGCAGGTTTGCGGCGGCTGAATATTAGCTTAGATTCCCTAGAACCAGAGATTTTTGACCAAATTATTGGTAATCGTGGGCGATCGCGGTGGCATGATGTCTGGGCAGGTATTCAGGCTGCTTATAGTGTCGGTTTTAACCCCTTAAAGTTAAATGTTGTGGTAATTCCCGGTGTCAACGACCATGAAATCCTGGACTTAGCAGCCTTAACTATAGACAAAGAATGGCACGTCAGATTTATTGAATTTATGCCCATTGGCAACTCTGATTTATTTGGCGATCGCGGTTGGGTATCCTCGGAAGATTTGCGGCAAAAAATTCGTTCCACATGGGGACTAACAACTGGGATGGTACTAGGAAATGGACCTGCGGATATTTTTCAAATCCCTGGAGCCAAGGGTACACTAGGATTTATTAGCCAAATGTCCGAATGCTTTTGTGATAGATGTAACCGGATGCGCCTCAGTGCCGATGGTTGGTTACGTCCCTGTCTATTGAACGAAAGCGGGCAAATCGACTTAAAAACTGCTCTCCGCACTGGTGTCAGCACAGCTGAACTACGGGAGCAGTTGACAGAATTATTAATAATAAAACCAGAAATCAACTTTAAGCAGCGCGTTTCTGGCACTGCTACAGGTACATATACTCGCACCATGTCGCAAATTGGTGGGTGA
- the rpsD gene encoding 30S ribosomal protein S4: MSRYRGPRLRITRRLGQELPGLTRKSARRAYPPGQHGQNRKKRSEYAIRLEEKQKIRLNYGVTEKQLLRYVRKARRATGSTGQVLLQLLEMRLDNTVFRLGMAPTIPGARQLVSHCHVTVNGRVVNIASYQCRPGDVVAVRDKEKSRKLVEANLQYPGLANLPSHLEFDKNKMEGKVNSVVEREWVALQVNELLVVEYYSRQA; encoded by the coding sequence ATGTCCCGATACAGAGGACCACGCCTCAGAATCACACGTCGCCTGGGTCAAGAATTGCCAGGATTGACTCGTAAAAGTGCTAGACGCGCTTATCCCCCCGGTCAGCACGGTCAGAACCGCAAAAAGCGCTCTGAATACGCTATCCGTTTGGAAGAAAAGCAAAAAATCCGTTTGAATTACGGTGTCACTGAAAAGCAATTGCTACGTTATGTACGTAAAGCTAGACGGGCAACGGGTTCTACCGGACAGGTGTTGTTACAGTTGCTAGAAATGCGCTTGGATAATACCGTTTTCCGTTTGGGTATGGCTCCAACCATTCCTGGTGCGCGTCAATTAGTTAGTCACTGCCATGTGACTGTTAATGGTCGTGTAGTTAATATTGCCAGTTACCAGTGTCGTCCTGGGGATGTTGTTGCTGTTAGAGATAAGGAAAAATCTCGGAAATTAGTGGAAGCTAATTTGCAATACCCTGGTTTGGCAAACCTACCTAGCCATCTGGAGTTTGATAAAAACAAGATGGAAGGTAAGGTGAATAGCGTTGTCGAACGGGAATGGGTGGCACTCCAAGTCAATGAACTGCTGGTTGTGGAATACTATTCACGTCAAGCGTAA
- a CDS encoding tetratricopeptide repeat protein yields MKKHQHVCVSLFSLASLLGLGTNVQAQDPWINPIPIYGGDRNPIIPVVPESGTSRSQTDSSGSASRKRRAGFTREQIRKVADTIRKMSGSEAGRALSDNGGLISIICKDPSPKVNGRVLNADETAMLREELGCKKTSVSERQEQTDIPRNATKPSSTAVVSNSPTSTSNDLLEQGADIFAGGDEPKAIEYFTQAINKDSQNVQAYVFRGAARSITNDYQGAIADYTKVLPIAQLSPEKQTLLYFYRGRAYLALQEYQKAASDFSQVIQLNPKLDSSYIRKIDLDNFVSDTYNLFYIWALVDRNRPINLIKDYKNLPFKTIFTIYAYALRGSARSGLNDYQGALSDYTQAIKLDPKFFGAYVSRGMIQDALNNPQKALADFNQAFRLVPKYSNAYQEQQAYLGRGSTRVTLKDLQGALTDANQVIKINAKYAPAYAFRGAVKRRLKDFRGAIADTNQAIELNREYPMSYVTRGVSRARLNDYQDALSDLNQAIKLAPKLANAYYYRGLVRYLQGDKQEAISDYERAVQISPELVKQLDQETFDNYILAARR; encoded by the coding sequence ATGAAAAAACATCAACACGTATGTGTTAGCTTATTTTCTTTAGCATCGTTGCTAGGGTTAGGTACTAATGTGCAAGCACAAGATCCTTGGATCAATCCAATACCTATATATGGTGGAGATAGGAATCCAATCATACCTGTAGTACCAGAAAGTGGCACTTCTCGGTCTCAAACTGATTCTTCAGGTTCTGCATCCAGAAAACGTCGTGCAGGTTTTACGCGAGAACAGATACGAAAGGTTGCGGACACGATTAGAAAGATGTCTGGTTCGGAAGCGGGAAGGGCTCTGTCCGATAATGGAGGTTTGATATCTATCATCTGCAAAGATCCTTCTCCTAAAGTAAATGGTCGTGTGCTGAATGCTGATGAAACAGCTATGCTGCGGGAAGAGTTAGGGTGTAAAAAGACTTCTGTGTCAGAAAGACAAGAGCAGACAGATATTCCTAGAAATGCTACCAAGCCTAGTTCTACAGCAGTAGTTTCTAATTCACCTACTTCTACCAGTAACGATCTGCTTGAACAAGGAGCAGACATTTTTGCTGGAGGAGATGAACCAAAGGCAATTGAATACTTTACCCAAGCAATCAACAAAGATTCTCAAAATGTTCAGGCTTACGTATTTCGAGGGGCTGCTCGTTCTATTACCAATGACTATCAAGGGGCGATCGCAGACTATACCAAGGTTCTACCAATTGCTCAACTTAGCCCCGAAAAACAAACGCTACTTTACTTTTATCGGGGGAGAGCATACCTCGCACTTCAAGAGTATCAAAAGGCAGCGTCAGATTTCTCTCAGGTCATCCAACTCAACCCCAAACTTGACTCTAGTTATATTCGCAAGATAGACCTTGATAATTTTGTATCTGACACCTACAACTTATTTTATATCTGGGCTCTAGTTGACCGCAATCGTCCTATTAACTTAATCAAGGATTATAAAAATCTTCCTTTTAAAACGATATTTACAATATATGCCTATGCGCTTCGAGGATCTGCTCGTTCTGGTCTCAATGACTATCAAGGGGCTCTCTCAGACTATACTCAAGCAATTAAACTTGATCCAAAGTTTTTTGGTGCCTATGTAAGTCGAGGCATGATCCAAGATGCTCTTAATAACCCTCAAAAAGCGCTGGCAGATTTTAACCAAGCCTTCCGGCTTGTCCCGAAATATAGTAATGCCTACCAAGAGCAGCAGGCTTATTTGGGTCGGGGGAGTACTCGTGTGACGCTGAAAGACCTTCAAGGCGCACTTACTGACGCGAATCAAGTTATCAAAATAAATGCTAAGTACGCTCCTGCTTACGCTTTTCGGGGAGCGGTTAAAAGAAGACTGAAAGATTTTCGAGGCGCGATCGCTGATACCAATCAAGCAATTGAACTAAATCGGGAATATCCTATGTCCTACGTGACACGAGGAGTTTCACGCGCCAGACTCAATGACTATCAAGACGCACTCAGTGATCTCAATCAAGCAATTAAACTTGCTCCGAAATTAGCCAACGCTTACTACTATCGGGGTTTGGTGCGTTATTTACAAGGAGATAAGCAGGAAGCAATCTCTGACTATGAACGAGCGGTGCAAATATCGCCAGAATTAGTTAAGCAGTTGGATCAAGAAACATTTGATAACTATATTCTCGCTGCTCGTCGTTAA
- a CDS encoding LysR family transcriptional regulator, producing the protein MAFQRGQNVELQHLRYFIAVAQQENCCISKVAEQLHMAQPNLTKQIKDLERKLGGVKLFDRYKNQLRLTNAGLEFLKEARLILAQFDHAIETAILVSQGKVGQLIVGFNTSVSNSVLPSLLTEFRTKFPNVKLVLQEHTAYNLIKGLETQQIDIGLMHWDLSDWNYKDTELSVEAIQEEEESFVLVLPSNHPLAAQAEISLQSLAHESFILPPSHLSYSLYQQIVSLCQEVGFVPKVTQEANLMLTILSLVAGGLGISLLPANIKTIERQGVVYRRIQEQTPKLKIVAAWRCDNSSAVLHNFLGVCGLIQHKN; encoded by the coding sequence ATGGCATTTCAGCGCGGACAGAATGTTGAGTTACAACACTTGCGCTACTTTATCGCTGTGGCACAGCAAGAAAACTGTTGCATTAGCAAGGTGGCGGAGCAATTGCACATGGCTCAACCCAATCTCACCAAGCAAATCAAAGACTTAGAAAGAAAATTAGGTGGTGTCAAACTATTTGACAGGTATAAAAATCAACTACGACTTACGAACGCAGGACTTGAGTTTCTCAAAGAAGCCCGTTTAATCCTAGCTCAATTTGACCATGCCATTGAGACAGCAATACTCGTGAGTCAAGGAAAAGTTGGACAATTAATAGTTGGATTCAATACTTCAGTTTCTAATAGTGTTCTCCCCAGTCTTTTGACGGAGTTTCGTACTAAATTTCCCAATGTCAAACTGGTTTTACAAGAACACACCGCTTACAATTTAATTAAGGGGCTGGAAACTCAACAAATTGATATTGGCTTGATGCATTGGGATTTGTCAGATTGGAATTACAAAGACACAGAATTATCAGTTGAGGCAATTCAGGAAGAGGAAGAATCTTTCGTTTTGGTTCTACCATCAAACCATCCTCTGGCTGCTCAGGCAGAAATTTCTTTACAATCTCTTGCCCATGAGTCCTTCATCCTACCACCTTCCCATCTGTCCTACAGTTTGTACCAACAAATTGTTAGTTTGTGTCAGGAAGTCGGTTTTGTTCCTAAAGTGACGCAAGAAGCTAATTTGATGTTGACAATTCTCAGCTTAGTTGCTGGCGGGCTGGGGATTAGTTTGCTACCTGCTAATATCAAAACGATAGAACGTCAGGGAGTTGTTTACCGAAGGATTCAAGAACAGACACCAAAGCTCAAAATTGTAGCTGCTTGGCGGTGTGATAACTCTTCTGCTGTCTTACACAATTTTTTGGGAGTCTGTGGCTTAATTCAGCATAAAAATTAA
- a CDS encoding serine protease has translation MRKYLIAGNLPLVAASLFSLQIPVFADVPNMSANKHLVKQNDQVSAQGVDTYWTPERLKKAKPLELPVNIKGSILIGNQATPVGESKSAPGARPTVEVKPETTPLFTPDKPLKNNEVQPLNVGSQGAHFSSSRVFPQGIEQAYPYRTVGKLLFKTPQGDSMCSAAVLRPRLILTAGHCVHKGSGGNNGFYSNFLFIPAYRNGYAPYGKWTWGRVVTTNAWATGNGTVANAGDYAILELNDQPINGVTRKIGDVVGYLSYATNKLSPNHLHLLGYPGNLDSGEIMHQVASASYGSGGNNTILYGSDMGGGSSGGPWIQNFGEFASGQNVGQNNYPNQIVGVTSYGYRDANGNIAGLLVQGSSILDNQFTQILNIACAGKSGNC, from the coding sequence ATGCGGAAGTATCTCATTGCAGGTAATTTACCCCTAGTCGCCGCTTCATTATTTAGCTTACAAATACCAGTTTTCGCAGATGTTCCCAATATGAGTGCGAATAAGCATCTGGTGAAACAAAATGACCAAGTATCTGCCCAGGGAGTAGATACCTACTGGACTCCCGAACGACTGAAGAAAGCCAAACCTTTAGAGTTACCAGTCAATATTAAAGGTAGTATTTTAATTGGCAACCAAGCTACACCTGTAGGAGAGTCTAAAAGCGCTCCCGGTGCGCGTCCGACAGTAGAGGTAAAACCAGAAACAACACCCTTATTTACGCCAGATAAACCCCTAAAAAATAACGAAGTTCAACCTTTAAATGTTGGCTCCCAAGGTGCTCATTTCAGTAGCTCCCGCGTTTTTCCCCAGGGAATAGAGCAAGCATATCCCTATAGAACCGTAGGTAAGCTATTGTTTAAAACACCTCAAGGTGATTCGATGTGTTCTGCGGCTGTCCTCAGACCAAGACTTATTCTAACCGCAGGTCACTGTGTTCACAAAGGTAGTGGCGGAAATAACGGTTTTTATAGTAATTTCTTATTTATTCCTGCTTATAGAAATGGCTATGCTCCCTACGGTAAATGGACATGGGGTCGAGTTGTCACCACAAATGCTTGGGCTACAGGTAATGGTACAGTTGCAAATGCTGGTGACTATGCAATTTTGGAACTGAATGACCAACCGATTAATGGTGTAACTCGGAAAATCGGTGATGTTGTCGGTTATTTATCATACGCAACAAACAAACTTTCACCGAATCATCTACATCTGCTGGGCTATCCAGGGAATTTGGACAGTGGAGAAATTATGCACCAAGTCGCATCAGCTAGTTATGGTAGTGGTGGCAATAATACTATTCTCTATGGTTCAGATATGGGGGGTGGTTCTAGTGGGGGACCATGGATACAAAATTTTGGTGAATTTGCTTCTGGGCAAAATGTCGGGCAGAATAACTATCCCAATCAAATTGTTGGTGTGACTTCCTATGGTTATCGTGATGCAAATGGGAATATAGCAGGATTATTAGTGCAAGGTAGTTCAATTCTGGATAATCAATTCACGCAAATATTAAATATTGCTTGCGCTGGGAAGTCTGGTAACTGTTAA